A single region of the Halorussus gelatinilyticus genome encodes:
- a CDS encoding chemotaxis protein CheW, translated as MPETVGGVQVLEFRLEDRKYCIDIAHVDEIVDKDELTPLPNSEPRVEGVMDLRGITTTIINPKKVLDLEETETGERVVVLESDDDEKGNVGWLIDAVNQVVSIDTDEVDESVESGSVRGIVRQDDDFVVWVKPEEINN; from the coding sequence ATGCCAGAGACAGTCGGCGGCGTTCAGGTTCTCGAATTCCGGCTCGAGGACCGGAAGTACTGCATCGACATCGCTCACGTGGACGAAATCGTGGACAAGGACGAACTGACACCGCTCCCGAACTCCGAGCCACGTGTCGAGGGCGTGATGGACCTGCGGGGCATCACGACGACCATCATCAACCCCAAGAAGGTGCTGGACCTCGAAGAGACCGAGACGGGCGAGCGCGTGGTCGTCCTCGAGTCCGACGACGACGAGAAGGGGAACGTCGGGTGGCTCATCGACGCCGTGAACCAAGTCGTCAGCATCGACACCGACGAGGTGGACGAGAGCGTCGAGAGCGGGTCGGTCCGAGGCATCGTCCGGCAGGACGACGACTTCGTGGTCTGGGTCAAACCCGAGGAAATCAACAACTGA
- a CDS encoding CheF family chemotaxis protein has translation MSNEGEHKITDTKGKFLQVVKNGRKLNDPDWTSGRILLSNKRIVLAGNQGKRSIPLSKVDGLKGRYDVNQAVASVSDYLSIEFENNVLLIGTSIDIDEFETDVYGALLNQKMILTKHPAVEGGVIQDTDWEKARIKITEEMVNVAIASGTFVGIELDDIGGVDRATRTVKGEQRTVLEVEHTQGDTSVQTYISGQTRRCSLLESLLKKGERKNEGGVELDETEKEVLMALYSGVSSFEIPDFLGMDVDEVERIFERLIEVDVLEEVRKRREVSLKTRGRNIASESINEK, from the coding sequence ATGAGCAACGAAGGCGAGCACAAGATAACCGACACGAAGGGGAAGTTCCTGCAGGTGGTCAAGAACGGCCGCAAACTCAACGACCCCGACTGGACCAGCGGCCGCATCCTGCTGTCGAACAAGCGCATCGTGTTGGCGGGCAACCAGGGCAAGCGGTCGATTCCGCTCTCGAAGGTGGACGGATTGAAGGGGCGCTACGACGTGAATCAGGCCGTCGCGTCGGTCTCGGACTACCTCAGCATCGAGTTCGAGAACAACGTCCTCCTGATTGGCACGAGCATCGACATCGACGAGTTCGAGACCGACGTGTACGGCGCGTTGCTCAACCAGAAGATGATCCTGACCAAGCACCCCGCGGTCGAAGGGGGCGTGATCCAGGACACCGACTGGGAGAAGGCCCGCATCAAGATCACCGAGGAGATGGTCAACGTCGCCATCGCCTCGGGCACGTTCGTCGGCATCGAACTCGACGATATCGGCGGGGTCGATAGGGCGACCCGGACCGTCAAGGGCGAGCAGCGGACCGTCCTCGAAGTCGAGCACACGCAGGGCGACACCAGCGTCCAGACCTACATCTCGGGCCAGACTCGACGGTGTAGCCTGCTGGAGTCGCTGTTGAAGAAGGGCGAGCGCAAGAACGAGGGCGGCGTCGAACTGGACGAGACCGAGAAGGAGGTCCTGATGGCGCTCTATTCGGGCGTCTCGTCGTTCGAGATTCCCGACTTCCTCGGGATGGACGTCGACGAAGTCGAACGCATCTTCGAGCGACTCATCGAAGTGGACGTACTGGAGGAAGTGCGCAAACGGCGCGAAGTGAGCTTGAAGACTCGCGGGCGCAACATCGCCAGCGAGTCTATCAACGAGAAGTGA
- a CDS encoding methyl-accepting chemotaxis protein: MTFDGGTQTGDVSVSSGGTVTRSELSDTYRDADVSDDLQQAQAVHLGQVLDDPKAAAGDATDLGRRHAAASVPAETFAGTYGVGVERLVSETFERLEHRLGAGNEAVAEELARAEDELQSALSATMADMQAGLGAYGAAGASDDEAEEELNVDDDDLLDGIGVPVFMLDTERSKVAAWNSALAELTGVESEEALGLENASEAFYPDGRRVKTLADKVAEAPESAHTEFDVEKADTTRTLYTDEGEMVTRDGEERKIEFSAMPLYDDGDLIAVVETVRDRTEDIHRREGITSLVEELIGTLTAMEMGDLSARASFEDEYDVVDESLIEVVDQVNAMAERFEALTERVGEKADELESSVEQAAESAETIDERVDSQTEQLSEVATQMENFSASMEEVAASSDEVASAAEQAKASADSGLESSQGAREATDEVIEMSDDLVDTVTELESQMDEIEDVVEVIAEVADQTNLLALNANIEAARAGEAGSGFEVVADEVKELANETREHTEEIAERIEEIQSQANETVVAVEESNEQVKFAGDEIEDALVALEEIADAVEEAATGVTEVAQANDEQAANVEQVMATVEDVRDQTQQVENATDDIVDATREQTRAIEELSSRVDDMRSE; encoded by the coding sequence GTGACGTTCGACGGAGGCACGCAGACCGGAGACGTGTCCGTCTCGTCGGGAGGAACGGTCACGCGATCAGAGCTCTCCGACACGTATCGGGACGCCGACGTGAGCGACGACCTCCAACAGGCCCAAGCAGTCCACCTCGGACAGGTACTCGACGACCCGAAGGCGGCGGCGGGCGACGCCACCGACCTCGGGCGACGCCACGCTGCCGCTTCGGTCCCCGCAGAGACGTTCGCCGGCACCTACGGCGTCGGCGTCGAACGACTCGTCAGCGAGACGTTCGAGCGACTCGAACACCGACTCGGCGCGGGCAACGAGGCGGTCGCCGAGGAACTCGCTCGGGCCGAAGACGAACTCCAGTCGGCGCTCTCGGCGACGATGGCCGACATGCAGGCCGGACTCGGTGCCTACGGGGCGGCCGGGGCGAGCGATGACGAGGCCGAGGAAGAACTCAACGTGGACGACGACGACCTGCTCGACGGCATCGGCGTCCCGGTGTTCATGCTCGACACGGAGCGGAGCAAGGTCGCGGCGTGGAACTCCGCGCTCGCGGAGCTCACCGGCGTCGAATCCGAGGAGGCGCTCGGACTCGAAAACGCCAGCGAGGCGTTCTACCCGGACGGTCGCCGCGTGAAGACGCTGGCCGACAAGGTGGCCGAGGCCCCCGAGTCGGCCCACACCGAGTTCGACGTCGAGAAGGCAGACACCACGCGAACGCTCTACACCGACGAGGGCGAGATGGTGACCCGCGACGGCGAGGAGCGCAAGATAGAGTTTTCGGCGATGCCGCTGTACGACGACGGCGACCTCATCGCGGTGGTCGAGACGGTCCGCGACCGCACCGAGGACATCCACCGACGGGAGGGCATCACCTCGCTGGTCGAGGAACTCATCGGCACGCTGACCGCGATGGAGATGGGCGACCTCTCGGCCCGTGCCTCCTTCGAGGACGAGTACGACGTGGTGGACGAATCGCTGATAGAAGTCGTCGATCAGGTCAACGCGATGGCCGAGCGCTTCGAGGCGCTGACCGAGCGCGTCGGCGAGAAGGCCGACGAACTCGAAAGCTCGGTCGAACAGGCCGCGGAGTCGGCGGAGACGATAGACGAGCGCGTCGATTCCCAGACCGAACAGCTCTCGGAGGTCGCCACCCAGATGGAGAACTTCTCGGCTAGCATGGAGGAGGTCGCGGCCAGTTCCGACGAGGTCGCCTCCGCCGCCGAGCAGGCGAAGGCGTCGGCCGACAGCGGTCTCGAATCCAGTCAGGGCGCGCGCGAGGCCACCGACGAGGTCATCGAGATGAGCGACGACCTCGTGGACACCGTGACCGAACTCGAATCCCAGATGGACGAGATAGAGGACGTGGTCGAGGTCATCGCCGAGGTGGCCGACCAGACCAACCTGCTCGCACTCAACGCCAACATCGAGGCGGCGCGCGCGGGCGAGGCCGGAAGCGGGTTCGAGGTCGTCGCCGACGAGGTGAAGGAACTGGCCAACGAGACGCGCGAACACACCGAGGAGATAGCCGAGCGCATCGAGGAGATACAGTCCCAGGCCAACGAGACCGTCGTCGCCGTCGAGGAGTCCAACGAACAGGTCAAGTTCGCCGGCGACGAGATAGAGGACGCGCTGGTCGCGCTCGAAGAGATCGCCGACGCGGTCGAGGAGGCCGCGACCGGCGTGACCGAGGTCGCGCAGGCCAACGACGAACAGGCCGCAAACGTCGAGCAGGTGATGGCGACCGTCGAGGACGTGCGCGACCAGACCCAGCAGGTCGAGAACGCGACCGACGACATCGTGGACGCGACCCGCGAGCAGACTCGGGCCATCGAGGAACTCTCGTCGCGGGTCGACGACATGCGAAGCGAATGA
- a CDS encoding ArsR/SmtB family transcription factor has product MEAVELLRVLGNKYNAEILRATNEPMSAQELSDELEIPIATSYRRIEELTEADLLELSGREFSDEGRRTKVYRRNVDALEFAFEEEHIDVSVDDRPEVDNSLADVWRDLKAE; this is encoded by the coding sequence ATGGAGGCCGTGGAACTGCTCCGGGTGCTCGGCAACAAGTACAACGCCGAGATACTCCGCGCCACGAACGAGCCGATGTCGGCCCAGGAACTGAGTGACGAACTCGAAATTCCGATAGCGACCAGCTATCGTCGCATCGAGGAACTCACCGAGGCCGACCTGCTCGAACTGTCGGGCAGAGAGTTCTCCGACGAAGGGCGGCGCACGAAGGTCTATCGACGTAACGTGGACGCGCTCGAATTCGCCTTCGAGGAGGAACACATCGACGTGTCCGTGGACGACCGCCCGGAAGTGGACAACTCGCTGGCGGACGTCTGGCGCGACCTGAAAGCGGAATGA
- a CDS encoding archaellin/type IV pilin N-terminal domain-containing protein has translation MKEKIKERLTDRGQVGIGTLIVFIAMVLVAAIAAGVLINTAGFLQTKSEQTGQESSAQVSNRVQVVSAFGDVANEKVEQINLTVMRGSGSADINLSAATIEWIGPNEARTLVHNTAKPDTLNGTEFGVSAIKDPDGSEPVLNTQDDRFKITMDATAIRESGTGLGEGEEVKLKLTTQYGAVTLYRANVPQSLSQESAVTV, from the coding sequence ATGAAAGAAAAAATCAAAGAACGGCTAACTGACAGAGGTCAAGTCGGTATCGGTACACTCATCGTGTTCATCGCGATGGTGCTCGTCGCGGCAATCGCAGCGGGCGTGCTCATCAACACGGCTGGATTCCTCCAGACCAAGTCCGAACAGACTGGTCAGGAGTCCAGCGCGCAGGTCTCGAACCGTGTGCAGGTCGTCAGCGCGTTCGGTGACGTGGCCAACGAGAAAGTCGAACAGATCAACCTGACGGTCATGCGTGGCTCCGGGTCCGCAGACATCAACCTCTCTGCGGCCACCATTGAGTGGATCGGTCCGAACGAAGCGAGGACGCTGGTCCACAACACCGCCAAGCCCGACACGCTGAACGGCACCGAGTTCGGCGTCAGCGCCATCAAGGACCCCGACGGCTCCGAGCCCGTCCTCAACACACAGGACGACCGCTTCAAGATTACGATGGATGCCACTGCCATCCGCGAAAGTGGGACCGGCCTCGGCGAGGGCGAGGAAGTCAAGCTGAAGCTCACTACCCAGTACGGCGCAGTGACGCTCTACCGCGCGAACGTGCCCCAGTCGCTCTCCCAAGAGAGCGCGGTCACGGTCTAA
- a CDS encoding DUF7521 family protein codes for MQTIELLYVVFSVTLATAGLSMVGLAVRAYNRTSRQAMFHLSIGFTLIVAAAIATTVSAFVTRFEQTRILLSVNYLITTVGYLFVIYSITATE; via the coding sequence ATGCAAACAATTGAACTGCTGTACGTCGTGTTTAGCGTCACTTTAGCAACTGCCGGTCTCTCGATGGTCGGACTCGCGGTCCGAGCGTACAACCGAACGTCCCGACAGGCGATGTTCCACCTCTCCATCGGGTTCACGCTCATCGTCGCGGCCGCGATAGCGACGACCGTGAGCGCCTTCGTGACCCGATTCGAACAGACTCGGATACTGCTGTCGGTCAACTATCTCATCACGACCGTCGGGTACCTGTTCGTCATCTACAGCATCACCGCGACCGAATGA
- the glmU gene encoding bifunctional sugar-1-phosphate nucleotidylyltransferase/acetyltransferase, with the protein MQAVVLAAGEGTRIRPLSASLPKPMLPAADRPLAAHAADAAVRAGADELVFVVGYEADAVREYFGEEYAGIPVEYAVQHEQAGTADAVRAAREHLDGAFAVLNGDNLYDPAGVERLFAAGPSVGAHRVADPTSYGVLSTDGETVTDIVEKPADPPTDLANTGAYVFPAEAREWLDVPASERGEHEITDVLARTIAEHEVTAVEIDRWLDVGRPWELLAANEWKLGELERDVRGSVHENADLRGDVVVEEGASIDAGVVIEGPALVRSGASVGPNAYVRGATLVGEDAHVGHGVEVKNSVLMAGATVGHLSYVGDSVLGRNVNFGAGTTVANLRHDDQPVKLTVKGERVSTDRRKFGVVVGDEAKTGINVALNAGTKLSPGVGIAPGETVTRDR; encoded by the coding sequence ATTCAGGCAGTCGTCCTCGCCGCCGGCGAAGGCACTCGAATTCGGCCGCTGTCGGCGTCGCTCCCCAAGCCGATGCTTCCGGCCGCCGACCGACCGCTGGCCGCCCACGCCGCGGACGCCGCGGTACGCGCGGGCGCGGACGAACTCGTCTTCGTCGTCGGCTACGAGGCCGACGCGGTGCGCGAGTACTTCGGCGAGGAGTACGCGGGCATCCCCGTGGAGTACGCGGTCCAGCACGAACAGGCCGGGACCGCCGACGCGGTGCGTGCGGCCCGCGAACACCTCGACGGCGCGTTCGCGGTGCTGAACGGCGACAACCTCTACGACCCTGCGGGCGTCGAGCGGTTGTTCGCGGCCGGGCCGAGCGTCGGCGCGCACCGCGTCGCCGACCCGACGAGCTACGGCGTCCTCTCGACGGACGGCGAGACCGTCACCGACATCGTGGAGAAGCCCGCCGACCCGCCGACCGACCTCGCCAACACCGGCGCGTACGTGTTTCCCGCCGAGGCCCGCGAGTGGCTGGACGTGCCCGCGAGCGAGCGCGGCGAGCACGAGATCACCGACGTGTTGGCCCGGACCATCGCGGAACACGAGGTCACGGCGGTCGAAATCGACCGCTGGCTCGACGTGGGCCGGCCGTGGGAACTGCTGGCGGCCAACGAGTGGAAACTCGGCGAACTGGAGCGAGACGTCCGGGGGTCGGTCCACGAGAACGCCGACCTCCGGGGCGACGTCGTGGTCGAGGAGGGCGCGAGCATCGACGCCGGCGTGGTCATCGAGGGTCCCGCGCTCGTGCGCTCGGGCGCGAGCGTCGGCCCGAACGCCTACGTCCGCGGCGCGACGCTCGTCGGCGAGGACGCCCACGTCGGCCACGGCGTCGAAGTCAAAAACAGCGTCCTGATGGCAGGAGCCACCGTCGGTCACCTGAGCTACGTCGGCGACAGCGTACTGGGCCGGAACGTCAATTTCGGCGCGGGGACGACGGTGGCGAACCTCCGCCACGACGACCAACCGGTGAAACTCACGGTGAAGGGTGAGCGCGTCTCGACCGACCGTCGGAAGTTCGGCGTCGTCGTCGGCGACGAGGCGAAAACTGGTATCAACGTCGCGCTGAACGCGGGCACGAAGCTCTCGCCGGGCGTCGGAATCGCACCGGGCGAGACCGTCACGCGCGACCGATAG
- a CDS encoding HEAT repeat domain-containing protein: protein MTSLFELEKTGDVDQLTSLLAKSNSEPVRRRAADILGEVDAPDEKVLDPLVTAVQDDDSEEVRAAAIDALDQRHAVERLVAALTGEEVPTEGAEWARAEALVETLSADQPELRMASANALGRIGNKAGTKALVRRLGDPDPRVRARVARALGRVEDPRAVSALRKRLGDDSVEVRREAADSLGRIGGDEALSALLDLLNDDSETVRRIAANSLGNFGSAKPLDALVSLLSDENEAVRRAAVFSLIELLSNAPGQQSHELRERMVEKLSATDHRSVVDSLVDILDQGTQAHQRRNAAWLLGRVAGDDNRESAIRALASVLDDKDGMTAQFAATSIAEVGGEVAEDALLEVLDDPEASGDARAKAAFTLGKVGGERARRRLNEIIDDTDDEDVRKRAFSALSKLGGRG from the coding sequence GTGACTTCGCTGTTCGAACTGGAAAAGACGGGCGACGTGGACCAACTCACCTCGCTGTTGGCGAAGAGCAACAGCGAGCCAGTCCGTCGGCGCGCGGCCGACATCCTAGGAGAAGTAGACGCTCCCGACGAGAAGGTGTTGGACCCGCTCGTGACGGCCGTCCAGGACGACGACAGCGAGGAGGTGCGCGCGGCGGCGATCGACGCGCTCGACCAGCGCCACGCCGTCGAACGACTCGTCGCCGCGCTGACCGGCGAGGAGGTGCCGACAGAGGGGGCAGAGTGGGCGCGGGCCGAGGCGCTGGTCGAGACGCTCTCGGCCGACCAACCCGAACTTCGGATGGCGTCGGCCAACGCGCTGGGGCGCATCGGGAACAAGGCCGGGACGAAGGCGCTGGTCCGGCGACTCGGCGACCCCGACCCGCGGGTTCGAGCGCGCGTCGCTCGCGCTCTCGGCCGCGTCGAAGACCCCCGAGCGGTGTCGGCGCTCAGGAAACGATTGGGCGACGACAGCGTCGAGGTCCGTCGGGAGGCCGCCGACTCACTCGGTCGCATCGGCGGCGACGAGGCGCTGTCGGCGTTGCTCGACCTACTGAACGACGACAGCGAGACGGTTCGGCGCATCGCGGCCAACTCGCTGGGCAACTTCGGGAGCGCGAAACCGCTGGACGCGTTGGTGTCGCTGCTCTCCGACGAGAACGAGGCGGTCCGGCGGGCCGCGGTGTTCTCGCTCATCGAACTCCTCTCGAACGCACCGGGCCAGCAGAGCCACGAACTCCGCGAGCGGATGGTCGAGAAGTTGAGCGCGACCGACCACCGGAGCGTCGTGGACTCGCTGGTCGATATCCTGGACCAAGGCACACAGGCCCACCAGCGCCGGAACGCGGCGTGGTTGCTCGGCCGCGTCGCGGGCGACGACAACCGCGAGTCCGCGATTCGGGCGCTGGCGTCCGTGCTGGACGACAAGGACGGGATGACCGCGCAGTTCGCCGCGACGAGTATCGCCGAAGTCGGCGGCGAAGTCGCGGAGGACGCGCTGCTCGAAGTGCTGGACGACCCGGAAGCGAGCGGCGACGCGCGGGCCAAAGCCGCGTTCACGCTCGGCAAGGTCGGGGGCGAGCGCGCGCGCAGACGCCTCAACGAGATTATCGACGACACCGACGACGAGGACGTCCGGAAACGCGCGTTCTCCGCGCTGTCGAAACTGGGCGGTCGTGGGTAG
- a CDS encoding alkaline phosphatase family protein, whose translation MSAKSTDPNKAFVLGLDGVPWYLLEDWIDEGELPNFARLVEEGSAGPLESTKPPTTALAWPTIATGTWPDKHGVYAFQEVQSDYTNEMNTSNDLARPELWDVLSPAVVGNVPMTYPADDVDGQMVTGMMTPEFDEGFTHPPELADEILDEIPDYRIGLPWEEYHDDRETFLEDFETLVASQRALLEKQMTVEDWRLFFFVFTAPDRIQHLVWDEEVLLDHYQELDDALGDVLDYVECHGANLFVVSDHGFGPIDTYVHTNTFLEREGYLTRKSGSGRGALERLGLTKDRVESLLGTAGVTIEDLYHRLPESVIESVASQVPGSHALYDVDFTETVAFTHGEGNLYVNDTERFEQGIVAPDEVPAVKAEIRDALEGLEDPETGQRVMNVYDGDEVFETDDDSPDLVVRGRVKEGYLNGNSLSESVFTDSDMNATHRSEGVFLAWGPSVEAGSAPEAATVADVAPTVLHSVGEAVPAAADGRVLSEVFDPDADAARRDVVERTLDEQDATAAHDADYDEVESRLKGLGYMD comes from the coding sequence ATGTCGGCGAAATCAACAGACCCGAACAAGGCGTTCGTTCTCGGGCTCGACGGCGTACCGTGGTATCTCCTCGAAGACTGGATAGACGAGGGCGAGCTCCCGAACTTCGCTCGCCTCGTCGAGGAGGGGTCGGCCGGACCGCTCGAGAGCACGAAGCCCCCGACCACGGCGCTGGCGTGGCCGACCATCGCCACGGGAACGTGGCCCGACAAGCACGGGGTCTACGCCTTCCAAGAGGTGCAGTCCGACTACACGAACGAGATGAACACCAGCAACGACCTCGCCCGGCCGGAGCTGTGGGACGTTCTCTCGCCCGCGGTCGTCGGCAACGTCCCGATGACGTACCCCGCCGACGACGTGGACGGCCAGATGGTCACGGGGATGATGACGCCGGAGTTCGACGAGGGGTTCACCCATCCGCCGGAGCTAGCCGACGAGATTTTGGACGAGATTCCGGACTACCGAATCGGGCTCCCGTGGGAGGAGTACCACGACGACCGTGAGACGTTCCTCGAAGACTTCGAGACGCTGGTCGCCAGCCAGCGGGCACTGCTGGAGAAACAGATGACGGTCGAGGACTGGCGGCTCTTCTTCTTCGTCTTCACTGCGCCCGACCGCATCCAGCACCTCGTCTGGGACGAGGAGGTACTCCTCGACCACTATCAGGAGTTAGACGACGCACTGGGCGACGTTCTCGACTACGTCGAGTGCCACGGCGCGAACCTCTTCGTCGTCTCGGACCACGGATTCGGTCCCATCGACACCTACGTCCACACGAACACGTTCCTCGAACGCGAGGGGTATCTCACCCGGAAGTCCGGGTCGGGCCGCGGCGCGCTCGAACGCCTCGGTCTGACGAAAGACCGCGTCGAGAGCCTCCTCGGGACGGCGGGGGTCACCATCGAAGACCTCTACCATCGCCTGCCCGAGTCGGTCATCGAGTCGGTGGCGTCCCAAGTCCCCGGCAGTCACGCGCTCTACGACGTGGACTTCACCGAGACGGTCGCGTTCACCCACGGCGAGGGGAACCTCTACGTCAACGACACCGAGCGATTCGAGCAGGGCATCGTCGCTCCCGACGAGGTCCCTGCAGTCAAAGCCGAGATTCGGGACGCGCTCGAAGGACTCGAAGACCCCGAGACCGGCCAGCGCGTCATGAACGTCTACGACGGCGACGAGGTGTTCGAGACCGACGACGACTCGCCCGACCTCGTGGTCCGCGGCCGGGTGAAAGAGGGGTATCTGAACGGCAACTCCCTGTCGGAGTCGGTGTTCACCGACAGCGACATGAACGCGACCCACCGCTCGGAGGGCGTCTTCCTCGCGTGGGGTCCCTCGGTCGAGGCCGGAAGCGCGCCCGAGGCGGCAACCGTCGCCGACGTCGCTCCGACGGTCCTTCACAGCGTCGGCGAAGCCGTCCCCGCCGCGGCCGACGGCCGGGTCCTCTCGGAGGTGTTCGACCCTGACGCCGACGCCGCGCGCCGCGACGTGGTCGAGCGAACGCTCGACGAGCAAGACGCCACGGCGGCCCACGACGCCGACTACGACGAAGTCGAGTCCCGACTCAAGGGACTGGGCTACATGGATTAG
- a CDS encoding NAD-dependent epimerase/dehydratase family protein produces MNDGSTFESPANDDIGVSDQTVLITGGAGFVGSHLAEALVADNDVRILDDLSGGSREHVPAGAELVEGDICDSETLADAMDGADLVFHEAALVSVEESVEDPSKSNRVNAAATVDLLEAARDEDARVVLASSAAVYGHPDSVPVAEADAKEPTSPYGIDKLALDHYARRYHDLYGLETVPLRYFNVYGPRQNPEYSAVVNVFFQQADDDGPLTVEGDGEQTRDFVHVRDVVRANMLAATTDRVGEPFNVGTGSSVTVNELAETVVEVTDSDAEITHVEPRPGDIRHSEADVSKIREELGYEPTVSLEDGLRALAEAKGLSD; encoded by the coding sequence ATGAACGACGGTTCGACCTTCGAGTCGCCCGCGAACGACGACATCGGTGTATCGGACCAGACGGTGCTGATAACCGGCGGTGCCGGTTTCGTCGGAAGCCACCTCGCCGAGGCGCTCGTCGCGGACAACGACGTGCGAATCCTCGACGACCTCTCCGGTGGCTCGCGCGAACACGTCCCCGCCGGCGCAGAGTTGGTGGAGGGCGACATCTGTGATTCGGAGACCCTCGCCGACGCGATGGACGGCGCGGACCTCGTGTTCCACGAGGCCGCGCTGGTCTCGGTCGAGGAGTCCGTCGAGGACCCCTCGAAGAGTAACCGCGTCAACGCCGCCGCGACCGTTGACCTGCTCGAAGCGGCCCGTGACGAGGACGCTCGGGTCGTCCTCGCGTCGTCGGCCGCCGTCTACGGCCACCCCGACTCGGTGCCGGTCGCGGAGGCCGACGCGAAGGAACCCACCTCGCCCTACGGCATCGACAAACTCGCGCTCGACCACTACGCCCGCCGGTATCACGACCTCTACGGACTGGAGACGGTCCCCCTGCGGTACTTCAACGTCTACGGCCCGCGACAGAACCCCGAGTACAGCGCGGTCGTCAACGTCTTCTTCCAGCAGGCCGACGACGACGGTCCCCTCACCGTCGAGGGCGACGGCGAACAGACCCGCGACTTCGTCCACGTTCGCGACGTGGTTCGGGCGAACATGCTGGCGGCGACTACCGACCGCGTGGGCGAACCGTTCAACGTCGGCACGGGCAGCAGCGTCACGGTCAACGAACTCGCCGAGACGGTGGTCGAGGTGACGGACTCGGACGCCGAGATAACCCACGTCGAGCCGCGACCGGGCGACATCCGCCACAGCGAGGCCGACGTCTCGAAGATACGCGAGGAGTTGGGCTACGAACCGACGGTGTCGTTGGAGGACGGGCTTCGAGCGTTGGCCGAGGCGAAGGGGCTGAGCGACTGA